One window from the genome of bacterium encodes:
- a CDS encoding very short patch repair endonuclease, whose protein sequence is MGGLPEESWASSEATRKSMQGNRSRDTKPELAVRSAVHRRGLRYRVAARPLPELRRTADLVFRKAKIAVFVDGCYWHGCPEHHTQPATNPEYWSDKITGNIARDKDTDTHLQEAGWTVMRFWEHENPEAVADAVEESVRVALGQNAAQPVAGPEEV, encoded by the coding sequence ATGGGTGGGCTGCCGGAGGAGTCTTGGGCTTCATCGGAGGCGACTCGGAAGTCGATGCAGGGGAACCGCAGTCGCGACACCAAGCCGGAACTGGCGGTTCGCTCGGCGGTACATCGCCGGGGGTTGCGCTATCGGGTGGCGGCCCGGCCGCTGCCGGAGCTGCGCCGGACGGCCGATCTAGTGTTCCGCAAGGCCAAGATCGCAGTGTTCGTGGACGGCTGCTACTGGCACGGCTGCCCCGAGCACCACACCCAGCCCGCCACCAACCCGGAATACTGGTCTGACAAAATCACCGGCAATATCGCGAGGGACAAAGATACCGACACTCACCTCCAAGAGGCCGGTTGGACCGTGATGCGCTTCTGGGAACACGAAAACCCCGAAGCCGTTGCCGATGCAGTGGAAGAATCAGTCCGAGTTGCTCTGGGCCAAAATGCAGCTCAGCCTGTGGCTGGGCCTGAAGAAGTTTGA
- a CDS encoding DNA methyltransferase: protein MSRVQSDSLFGQQMPARRVRNGLPTNDLVFSAYAEGNDYVFPRIMDLYVAPSSVVADVTFGKGVFWRNVPDGMYELLATDIQTGIDCRALPYGDGEIDCVVLDPPYMHSPGGTAHTAHQAFERHYRNNGTGNRTNKKYHEAVLSLYEDAGEEAHRVLRDRGVLIVKCQDEVCSNRQRFTHVEIMQAYEQLGFVAEDLFVVMRKNRPGVSRAVKQVHARKNHSYFLVFWKPDGSKRVWEAP, encoded by the coding sequence ATGAGCAGAGTTCAGAGCGACAGCCTGTTCGGCCAACAGATGCCAGCACGTCGCGTACGCAATGGATTGCCAACCAACGACCTAGTGTTCAGCGCATACGCCGAGGGAAACGACTACGTGTTCCCGCGGATAATGGACTTGTACGTGGCGCCTAGCAGTGTTGTTGCCGACGTGACTTTCGGTAAAGGCGTTTTCTGGCGGAACGTTCCAGATGGAATGTATGAATTGCTGGCGACGGACATTCAGACCGGCATCGACTGTAGGGCGCTTCCCTACGGCGATGGCGAAATCGACTGCGTTGTGCTTGACCCGCCGTATATGCACTCACCGGGGGGAACAGCGCACACTGCGCATCAGGCGTTCGAGCGCCATTACCGGAACAACGGGACAGGCAACAGGACGAACAAGAAGTACCACGAAGCCGTGCTCTCTCTGTACGAGGATGCCGGGGAGGAAGCGCACAGAGTGCTCCGCGACAGGGGTGTCTTGATAGTGAAGTGCCAGGACGAGGTGTGCTCCAACCGGCAGCGGTTCACCCATGTCGAGATCATGCAGGCATACGAACAACTGGGTTTCGTGGCCGAAGACCTGTTCGTGGTGATGCGAAAGAACCGGCCCGGTGTGAGCCGCGCAGTCAAGCAAGTACACGCACGGAAGAATCACTCGTACTTCCTGGTTTTCTGGAAGCCCGATGGCAGCAAGCGGGTATGGGAAGCGCCCTGA
- the dcm gene encoding DNA (cytosine-5-)-methyltransferase yields MHSRQPFVAAEFFAGIGLVRAGLEQAGIDVVWANDIEPVKHAVYAANFDAAHYVLGDIRRVKGTSVPSVDIATASFPCVDLSLAGNRKGLEGEQSGLFFEFSRVLREMGERIPPVVMIENVPSFVSSRGGEDLRASIMVLNKLGYICDVLTLDASWFVPQSRPRLFIIGTSERLGGASSGMAGPLRSESVAAFVRANQDLMLQELSLLIPPQDTRRLSDVIEHLDLGDGRWWDGERFGKFMGSLSPLHQDRLALLEQDGVTHWRTAYRRTRNGAPVWEIRSDDISGCLRTARGGSSRQAVVVVSPDGVRARWMTPREYARLQGVPDEFDYSAVTDAQALFGFGDAVCVPVIEWLAEHALVPAAMAMGSRVTAKAAV; encoded by the coding sequence ATGCACTCACGTCAGCCTTTCGTAGCGGCGGAGTTCTTTGCCGGCATTGGCCTGGTGAGGGCTGGCTTGGAGCAGGCGGGTATCGACGTGGTGTGGGCGAATGACATTGAGCCGGTCAAGCATGCGGTGTATGCGGCCAACTTCGATGCTGCCCACTATGTCTTAGGAGACATTCGAAGGGTCAAGGGCACCTCGGTGCCTAGCGTCGACATCGCTACGGCCAGCTTCCCATGTGTTGATCTGTCTCTGGCCGGGAATCGGAAAGGGTTGGAAGGGGAGCAGTCGGGGTTGTTCTTTGAGTTTTCCCGAGTCCTGAGGGAGATGGGGGAGCGAATCCCGCCCGTGGTGATGATCGAGAATGTTCCATCGTTCGTTTCTTCCAGGGGAGGTGAAGACCTCCGAGCTTCGATCATGGTGCTCAACAAGTTGGGATACATCTGTGATGTGCTGACATTGGATGCAAGCTGGTTCGTGCCTCAGTCAAGGCCCCGCCTCTTCATCATCGGCACGAGTGAACGACTAGGCGGTGCGTCTTCGGGGATGGCTGGGCCGCTGCGCTCCGAGTCGGTGGCCGCGTTCGTGAGGGCCAATCAAGATCTCATGCTTCAGGAGCTATCACTGCTAATTCCACCCCAGGATACTCGCCGCCTCAGCGATGTCATAGAGCATCTCGATCTTGGCGACGGACGGTGGTGGGACGGCGAACGGTTTGGGAAGTTCATGGGATCGCTTTCTCCCCTCCATCAAGATCGCTTGGCTCTCCTAGAGCAAGACGGGGTTACCCATTGGCGCACTGCCTACCGACGGACCCGCAACGGAGCACCTGTGTGGGAAATCCGCTCGGACGACATTTCCGGATGCCTCCGCACGGCACGAGGTGGTTCGTCTCGACAGGCAGTCGTCGTAGTCTCTCCAGATGGAGTACGAGCACGATGGATGACGCCGCGCGAATACGCCCGCCTTCAGGGAGTTCCTGATGAGTTCGACTATTCCGCAGTTACCGATGCTCAGGCGCTATTCGGCTTCGGTGACGCAGTTTGTGTGCCAGTGATCGAATGGCTCGCTGAACATGCGCTGGTGCCTGCTGCTATGGCGATGGGGAGTCGAGTAACCGCAAAGGCTGCTGTGTGA
- a CDS encoding DUF4928 family protein, with protein sequence MNAESIADVLDADIEQWYEAQRNEGTVNRNVMAVGLIMCEHMSTHFPLDESKWFTGSQVSLLGGTRIKNILARHGEERPFASEGGRTSRGSQDLARSFQDVVNGSLVAEEFEVLDEDEKLSAMNLLQAKMVGRIRADFYDRQRLPLEIDFNKQTRHTFDGLLAAAREKGGNTVGAVAQHLVGATLEIRHSDLAIENQSYTTADQQTGRAGDFMVNDTAIHVTVGPTEALVAKCQVNIEQGFRPMILTLEDRIGTARSLADYIGIEDRIAVRGVEEFVAGSIDEIARYSEPETRRVFRQLFDAYNSRVAAVEPDPSLLVEVPENLTQT encoded by the coding sequence GTGAACGCCGAGAGCATTGCCGATGTGCTCGATGCCGACATCGAGCAGTGGTACGAGGCTCAACGCAACGAAGGCACAGTCAACCGCAACGTGATGGCAGTTGGGCTCATCATGTGTGAGCACATGAGCACCCACTTTCCTCTCGACGAATCCAAGTGGTTCACCGGTTCTCAAGTCAGTCTTCTCGGCGGGACCCGAATAAAGAACATCCTTGCTCGGCACGGTGAGGAACGCCCTTTCGCCAGTGAGGGGGGTCGCACGAGCCGCGGGAGCCAAGACCTCGCCCGCTCGTTCCAGGATGTGGTCAACGGCTCATTGGTTGCGGAGGAATTCGAAGTTCTGGACGAGGACGAAAAGCTCTCTGCCATGAATCTCCTTCAGGCGAAGATGGTCGGGCGTATTCGGGCTGACTTCTACGATCGCCAGCGCCTGCCACTGGAGATCGACTTTAACAAGCAGACTCGTCACACGTTCGACGGACTGCTAGCCGCCGCCAGAGAAAAGGGCGGCAACACGGTAGGGGCGGTGGCACAGCATCTCGTGGGAGCGACATTGGAGATCAGACACTCTGATCTTGCCATCGAGAACCAGAGCTACACGACTGCCGACCAGCAGACAGGCCGAGCGGGGGATTTCATGGTCAACGACACTGCGATCCATGTGACTGTGGGCCCAACTGAGGCGCTTGTCGCGAAATGCCAAGTCAACATCGAACAGGGCTTTCGGCCCATGATCCTGACGCTTGAAGACAGGATAGGAACGGCCCGATCTCTCGCTGACTACATCGGTATCGAAGATCGCATCGCGGTTCGCGGTGTTGAGGAGTTCGTGGCCGGCAGTATCGATGAGATTGCCAGATACTCAGAACCAGAGACCCGCCGGGTGTTTCGCCAGCTCTTCGATGCATACAACTCACGTGTGGCGGCAGTGGAGCCGGATCCCTCACTGCTAGTAGAGGTACCTGAGAATCTGACTCAGACCTGA
- a CDS encoding prenyltransferase, which translates to MSPSESHNQRETELADADSPTPGGSDSDGPCVAGVLSASDLELTAASIADWQLPNGMIPWFPDGHADPWNHVEAAMALSVMGRRVEAERAYQWLMDYQRPDGAWHQYYVADGVEQDKLDANCVAYVAAGVWHHYLCTGDRSFLESMWPVVERAVDFVLDLQLPRGEIRWARHADGTPWSFALLTGSSSICHSLRAAIATGEALGHERPDWELSAARLADVIRTQPDAFAPKDRWAMDWYYPVLSGVITGQEGRARLASQFDQFVMDGLGVRCVSDRPWVTAAETCESVIAHLGVGRRDIAAEMFEWVQDLRADDGSYFTGMVHPERTHFPADERTSYTAAAVILAADALSGASPASALFSNHRTLPELITIG; encoded by the coding sequence TTGTCGCCGTCTGAATCCCACAACCAACGGGAGACCGAGCTTGCCGATGCTGACTCCCCCACCCCCGGAGGCAGCGATTCCGACGGACCTTGCGTGGCTGGCGTTTTGTCGGCGTCCGATCTCGAACTAACCGCCGCCAGCATCGCCGACTGGCAGCTGCCCAACGGCATGATTCCCTGGTTCCCCGACGGCCACGCCGATCCGTGGAACCATGTGGAGGCAGCCATGGCCCTGTCGGTGATGGGCCGCCGAGTCGAGGCCGAGCGGGCCTACCAATGGCTGATGGACTATCAGCGGCCCGACGGCGCCTGGCACCAGTACTACGTGGCCGACGGCGTGGAGCAAGACAAGCTGGACGCCAACTGCGTGGCCTACGTGGCTGCCGGGGTGTGGCACCACTACCTGTGTACCGGCGATCGGAGCTTCCTGGAGTCAATGTGGCCGGTGGTGGAGCGGGCCGTGGACTTTGTCCTCGACTTGCAGCTTCCCCGAGGCGAGATCCGCTGGGCCCGCCACGCCGACGGCACCCCGTGGTCGTTCGCCCTGCTCACCGGGTCGTCCAGTATCTGCCACAGCCTGCGGGCGGCGATCGCCACCGGCGAGGCGTTGGGCCACGAGCGACCAGACTGGGAGCTGAGCGCGGCTCGGCTGGCCGACGTGATCCGAACCCAGCCCGACGCCTTCGCCCCCAAAGACCGCTGGGCCATGGACTGGTACTACCCGGTGCTGTCGGGCGTGATCACCGGACAGGAAGGCCGAGCCCGGCTGGCCTCCCAATTTGATCAGTTCGTGATGGACGGCCTGGGAGTGCGCTGCGTGTCCGACCGGCCCTGGGTCACCGCCGCCGAGACCTGCGAAAGCGTCATCGCCCACCTCGGCGTGGGCCGCCGAGACATTGCCGCCGAGATGTTCGAATGGGTGCAAGACCTGCGGGCCGACGACGGCTCCTACTTCACCGGCATGGTCCACCCCGAGCGCACTCACTTCCCCGCCGACGAGCGCACCTCATACACCGCCGCCGCCGTCATCCTGGCCGCCGATGCCCTCTCCGGCGCCTCCCCCGCCTCCGCCCTGTTCTCCAACCACCGCACCCTCCCCGAACTAATCACCATCGGCTAA
- a CDS encoding class I SAM-dependent methyltransferase, whose product MLTVDYNRLGLKPGERLLDLGCGFGRHAYEAARRGAHVVACDLASAELAEVRATFAAMSDTGEQYQGTCQAAQGDATCLPFPDQSFDRVIASEVLEHVDSDDQALAELARILRPSGVLAVTVPTWFPEKVCWALSDEYHAPKAQGGHVRIYRRGELRNRLRRAGLAPYSGHHAHALHSPYWWLRCAVGPNRDDHRLVAAYRRLLEWDIVRQPKITRIAERVLSPVLGKSLVLYSRKPGPESSRETEFVAV is encoded by the coding sequence ATGTTGACCGTTGACTACAACCGCTTGGGTTTGAAGCCGGGCGAAAGGCTGCTCGATTTGGGATGCGGCTTTGGGCGCCATGCCTATGAGGCCGCCCGACGGGGCGCCCATGTAGTGGCCTGCGACCTGGCGTCGGCCGAGCTGGCCGAAGTTCGGGCCACGTTCGCGGCCATGTCGGATACTGGCGAGCAATATCAGGGAACCTGCCAGGCAGCTCAGGGCGATGCCACCTGCCTGCCGTTCCCCGACCAGTCGTTCGACCGGGTCATCGCCTCCGAAGTCCTAGAGCACGTGGACTCCGACGATCAGGCCCTGGCCGAGCTAGCCCGGATTCTGCGGCCCAGCGGCGTGCTGGCTGTGACCGTGCCCACCTGGTTCCCCGAGAAGGTGTGCTGGGCGCTGTCGGACGAATATCACGCTCCCAAAGCCCAGGGCGGCCATGTGCGGATCTACCGGCGGGGCGAACTCCGCAATCGGCTCCGCCGGGCCGGCTTAGCCCCCTATTCGGGCCACCACGCCCACGCCCTGCACAGCCCGTACTGGTGGCTGCGGTGCGCGGTGGGTCCCAACCGGGACGACCATCGGCTGGTGGCGGCTTACCGCCGGCTCTTGGAATGGGATATTGTTCGCCAACCGAAAATCACCCGAATAGCCGAACGGGTCCTGAGTCCAGTGCTGGGCAAGAGCCTGGTCCTCTACAGCCGGAAGCCAGGACCAGAGAGTTCAAGGGAGACCGAGTTTGTCGCCGTCTGA